Sequence from the Podarcis raffonei isolate rPodRaf1 chromosome 16, rPodRaf1.pri, whole genome shotgun sequence genome:
ttcttcaacatcaacttcgttggactggtcatgttgtgtggatgcctggtgatcatcttccaaagcaactactctattccgaacttaaaaatggaaagcgtaatgctggtggtcaacaaaagaggtttaaagactgtctcaaggcaattttttaaaaaatgtagtataaacaccaacaattgggaaacactggcctgagagcgctccagttggagaacagcctttcccaaaggtgtcatgggctttgaagacactcgaactcaggacgcaagggagaaacgtggtaggaggaaggcatgcttggcaaatccacaccgtgatcaactcccgccagggaaccaatgtccccactgtggaaggatgtgtgaatccagaattggcctccacagtcacttacggactcattgttaaaaccgtgttaatggaagacaatcttactctgctacaagtgatcaccaaaaaagaaaaagaagaagatatcaCCATGCAAAACATCACAATATTCTGAAAAATCATgatgcctgaaataaggatggagctatgtagaggcactggctggcttcacggtttcccctgcattgtgatttttgctgccccctgcaggaCACAGGGGAGAGTTGAGCCGGCCAAGCTAACAGGAGCCGCAGAAATTGAGAGAAGCGTTGTCTGGCTCCACATTGTGATTTATATTGATATATCGCTGAGCCCTAACCCACACACCATTCTACTTTATTAGTTTTTCTGTGGTGCATTCATGCTTTTCAGTGGGACACAGTTGTTGCAATGTAAACCAACAAAAATATAACAATCCACCCACCCCTCTGAACATTTATAGTAGggtcaccatatttcaaaaagtgaaaatccagaggaAATTCAcccaaatctacacttccaacatgggttgctaTATGTCCGGATTTTTCCAGACATTACAGCCAAagccatatggcaaccctaatttatggtatgaaaatgaatttgtccaatcctctttcaaagccaccacAACATAttgtgggagcaaatcccatggctcgaatcttccaacatcaatctagctcagtattgtctgcccagggtttcaggctgagGTCTGTCCCAGCAGTACACAGAGATGGAAGATGTTCTACCCTGAGCTAGTCTTTCCTCATAGCTTATTCTCCTCTTCCTGCACACACACCTATCCCTCCTAGGTAGCAGAGATAGAATGCTGCTCCCTGCAAAACCATACCTATACTATGTATTTGGAAAGTAGTTTGTCAGATCGTAATGCATTTGGATACCTCTTAAGATATCGTAACCCAATTTTGCTTGATGGTTCTGGAGATCAAGGATCAGGTTTTTCTCTATGGCTGCATACAATcaaatgccattttgaatcaagatcgcagactgaacctttcaaaactgcaccaaTATTTGCCACCAATTTCAAAACCGCACtgatttttttggtttcttagaatgcATGAGCAGTGCTAGGTACAATACTGCTAAGCAATGCAGACATTTGCCTTCAACACCTCTTGGTTTTCAACTGTTTcaattttattacgtttttaaagggttgtatccagtgcctcctcagagcagacccattaaagTTAGTGGGCAACATTCACTTAGCTCTATTAATTTCactggttctactctgagtaaaacatagttgctTACAACCCTAGGTCtgcttttattgctatttttaaatatatataccctATCATTTTATGTAACCCATCtaaagttgtttttttcctgatgaagtggtgtataaatctttctcaataaataaataagatttgcCACAACAGTGCGGTCAGGTGGCTTTTCAAGAGACAAGCAAAACAGCAACTCTTAGGAAAGGcttgcttttcatttctttttaattagTGAGTCATGTTCTGTGGATCAGTCGGAAGTCCGGGGTTCAGAAGTTACACAGAGAAGCACAAAACAAAGTCACTGGCACATGTTTGAGTCTGCAGCTGTTGATGGCTGAGGCCTAGGAGAACAGCCGAGGCCTAGCCTCCACCCGCAGGCCGCACAGCCTGCCTCATTTCTCCTTGTGCTCAATCTGGCCTTTCGATATCAAGTCTGGGATCTCCACAGCCAGCCAGGGTCCCAGCTGCAAGACAAAGAGAGGACCGTCAGGAGGTCACCAGGGctgcttcctttccccttccttggcCATGTGACATACCGTACTTAACAGagaatagccctctcctccattttTAGGATTGTTAAACAATatttccaattacagtggtacctcaggttacagactctgctaacccagaaatagtacctcaggttaagaactttgcttcaggatgagaactgaaatcgtgcgGTGaaggcgggaggccccattagctaaagtgatacctcaggttaagaacagtttcaggttaagaacagacctccagaatgaattaagttcttaaccagaggtaccactgtacaaggcttTCCAGTTCACATCAAACATATGAAGTTGCCTATCTAGGCTCAGTATTACCTACAATAGAGGTGAGGAAcccatttttcagcctgagagccacattcgCTTCTGGATGACTTTCTGATCCTAGCCTGCCAGCTGCTGGGGAATGAAAGATCTGGCCTACAGACCAGAataagttccccacccctgatgtatcATGGATACAACTGACACGGGCTCTAGTCCACAAAAACCAATGCAATGCATTTCTTAAACTTTAAGAAACCGGAAGACTTCCGTGTTGTTTTCATCCTTTGATACTTATTTGCAGGACACAGTTTTTCAACAGGAAGGTTTGCTGCCAATGCAATTTACTCATTTGACAAGAGCAGCCCTTTGGGGCTTACTAAATGATGTCCCAAGCAGCCCAGTCAAACACATGTgtgcactctctctcacacacctacAACTCACCCCCAAGGCCATGAGATGAGCCAGCCCAAATTTAGGTACGTTCCTGGCCCACAAAGGTTTGAAGTGGTCCGTCAGACATATTTTACCGCCCCTGCAAGAAGACACACAGAGGTATTAAGATGGGGCATTAACGGGACAGATACAAGGGGAAATTGTGATCTAGACCacaccataaaaaggtaaaggtacccctgcccatacgggcagTCTTGagagactctagggttgtgcgctcatctcactctagaggccgggagccagcgctgtccgcagacacttccgggtcacgtggccagcgtgacgaagctgctctggcgagccagcacagcacacagaaacgccgtttaccttcccactagtaagcggtccctatttatctacttgcacccgggggtgctttcgaactgctaggttggcaggcgctgggaccgagcaacgggagcgcaccccgccgtggggattcgaaccgccaaccatacgatcggcaagtcctagtcgctgagcttttacccacagcgccacccgcgtccctagaccaCACCATACAAACTGGCTAAAATATAGAGGAGGAGAGCATCTGACCTGTACATTTTTGCTGTTTTTCCATCCAGCTCTGGGATGGCGATTTCCGGTGCAGTCGATGGATATGTTACCGGAATCTGCAAATGGGGTTTAAGCAGAGCTTAATACTTAGAAATCCTGCATAGGTTGGCCTAATTAGCCCTCACCAAAATCCACAGGTAGCCGACCGTCCAACGGTTTCTGAAAACTATTTCATTCCAGATGGCTTTTTAATTGAACTCTGATTGTATAGTTTTAACTCATTTTCAGTCATATTGTATTGGGTTTCTTGTTCACCGCTTACAGGCAACTGTGATTAAATGATAtacaaattgttgaaataaaatatataaaagtaaAAGAAGCAGCTCTCACACGGAAAGTGAGGAATGAAAGGCAGGAGGGCCAGGAAGCCCAAAGGAGGGCACGGGGCAAGGACTCACATCAAACTCAACAGCAAACTCATACTTCAGGAGGTTGTGAATGTACCAGCATTTCCCAAACCAcctagcaagaaaagaaaaagagataagAGAAGGTTACATCTCCTGTCGCACTAAAGTCACATCCACATAATAATCAatattaatattactattattccTACTATCACCCCACCCTTCTActcaaggtcccagggtgggttacggcagttaaaacagtgtttaaaacagaaataaaaatatacatcCCAATTACTAAAAGCTAGGGTAAAAATGTGTGTCTTCAACATTCTCCAAGTGCTGTAGAATGTATTCACAATACATGTAAAGCACTATTGTGCCACTTTAACCAtgaagaatcccgggaactgtagtttgttcagggtgcagacctcacagagctgtaattcccagcacccaaaacaaactacagttcccaggattctccacaAAGTTTTGGGGTCTCCCTTGTACTCACCTTGTGCCTTCCTTGTTGGACTCTAGCCTGAACCAATCGTTATCAGCATTCTTGTTGTTTTCCACATACTACAGAAAgaatccataaaataaaatagtcagCAAGGTAACCTCCATAGCATGATGTCCGTAATGAACATTTTTTGAAAATCTGACAGAGGCAGGTTACAGATTATTCCTGCAGCTGTATATTTaaaatacccccccacacacacacacatacagagattcctgggaactgtagcttgttaagggtgctgtgaatcatagctctgtgagcgGTAAGCAACAGATCCCAGGGTTCTTTAGAagggtggatttatttatttattaaatttaaatcctacccttcctcccaaaggagcccagggcagcaaacacacccacttattattattattttaaaagtaaaactgTTAAAATATTACAAAAGTAGTTACAGTTAAAAATATAGTCGTCGTCCCCCCACCCGAAAGATCTCATCTCAGTAAGCTTCCAGAAAACAAttggggcgtgggggggggggagagagaaaaagaaaggtgaACTCAGACACAAGTCCTAGGTGTGTTTACTCAGGAGTGCCATCCGCACAGAGCGGCGTGCGGGACATGGCACTTAGGTTGGCAGCTTTCCTGGGCACAAACCCTCCTGAagcgcagtacagtggtaccttgggttaagtacttaattcgttccggaggtccgttcttaacctgaaagtgttcttaacctgaagcaccactttagctaatggggcctcctgctgctgtttcgccgctggagcacaatttctgttctcatcctgaagcaaagttcttaacctgaagcactatttctgggttagcggagtctgtgacctgaagcgtatgtaacctgaggtaccactgtacaaccatctGGCCGGGGACCCTCAGTCCAGGACGTTtcgcactacaactcccatcagccccaggaaacagCCAAAGGCCCTGCACGGTGGGAGCCGTAGTCTGAAACAACTGGCAGGCGTCGGAATGGGTGGAGGTTGGTCTCctcggaagcaagtcccactgatttcgaTGGGGCTCACTCCCAGGGAAGTGGCAACAGTCCTGCAGCCTCAGGCCCCGCAAGTTTCTCCTATTGCAGCAGCACCAAAACGCCTGCCTATACTTGACCCTCTGAAGCCACCGTAGTGCACCGGAGCCACGTCAGCCTCCCGGCACATAGCTCCCTCTCCTCACCGGGAAGGACCACGTACCTTAATGAGCGCCTGGTATTCCTCCTTCAGCCGCTGAATCCACAGCTCCTTGTCCCGCGGACCCGCGTTCGTCTTCAGCAGAGGCAGCTCGGCCACTACCCGGCGAGTAGCCTCGTCCGCCATCTTTGTTGAGGTACGCCAACCGGAAATGACTTCCCGTTGGGCAGGGCGAGGAAACGTCGGACGTTGTTGTCATCCTTGCCCAGCACGTGAGCAGTTGGGCGGAAATGGATCGCGTGGCGCTTTCCCCAACATGATTGTTGAGGGCGGAAATAGAGTGTAGAGCGGGGCGGGGGAAAggaagaatcacagagctgggagAAAAGAGAGGCTCCATGTAGGCTGTTGGTGGAAGTTGTTTCTTGTGTGGCTTAATTAGGGCGCTGTGGTTTCCTTGGATTCCACTTTTACCCAACATCAAAGGACTGGGAGAGCGGACGGATTCCTCTCCGCCGCATGCGCTTGGAGCAGCCAGCCTCACCCtaatgccctccagatcttttggactacaattcccatcaagccCCAGTCGTCGTGTGCTggttggggctcatgggagttgtagtccaaaactaagCTCTCTGAAAtctgatgtaaaggtaaagggacccctgaccattaggtccagtcatggccaactctggggttgcggcgttcatctcgctttataggccgagggagccggcgtacaattTCCgggtgttaacggaaaaatccgagggctcccttggacaaaaacaaagacaccaaccaggataacttggagcaaaacagcagcctgtaggcttggcctttattgaactgttgcaacagggtgctcccctcacttgcaggagagaggaaggacacagaaaaaatggtgtgcaaagtcttataaagacttttgaaattcccatcctgtagatcaagcccacccccagaaacatcatgcatacatcacagaaaggaggggttgagggaggagttgtggtggtaacctgagtgtcctgtcacctggctggttccccctttccccctccccatgagtaccgtattttttgcaccgcaacactcacttttttcctcctaaaaagtaaggggaaatgtctgtgcgtgttatggagggaatgcctatgggtggcatgcctacggattttcctcctctaaaaactacgtgcgtgttatggttggggtccgtgttatagaacgaaaaatacggtactttccaggtgacagaggggagtttgcagtttcctgcccccagagggaagggctgatcattgtcctttgttccagtctgtgctgaatccactcccatatgcaagttctttgtgatcttgatggtcttctgtctaggaccatcagggttggcatagcaactgggcagggctcctgtggttgtgctggtatgctgaagggattatgggtgccctgtatcaaaccttccccattttgtagtccttccttcatggagtaaaataaaagtggaacagtgcaaatccgatgtatggttgattttctatgaatttataacagaagtgtagcgtatgtagcgtgtgagtgtgtgtgaagtttgtacaaactgaatgattgggggggggttgttcctgCTGCATGtatagcagtggttttcaactagGGTGCCttaaatgatggtcaggggtgctgcgggcaacactggcctctgtccctctttccttccctctctcctctgattccttcttgtgtctctgcctcccaaaggcttgcacagctgtttgttgcagcagccctggctacaagctccttaGGCGAATGGTgactctggggctggccagggggtgctattTGCCAGAAGCTGAGGCAGCCTTGGAGTAAGCGAGCAAGcaggcaagggagcccagccagctagTCCTCCAGCCCTTGTTGTTGGGACTggacagtgtgaggaggcacatctctttggggcagggggcagctcaaAGACTGGGGAGGGCAGCAaaagaggactcccaaggagaggggagaggagaggaggctgagggaacactccacaagggggtGTGTTCGGAAAAAAAGCGAGAGGCTGCCAGcctcacaggggtgccacagaaaaaatgtaattggccaaggaagccgtggactcaaaaaagttgaaaacctctgctgtgCAGGAAAATACATAGAGAATTATAGACTTGGAAGGAtcatgagggtcatttagttcaaccccctgcaatgcaggaatcttctgcacaatgtggggctcaaattaATGActcttagggctgccatacgtccaaaaAATCCCAGACATCGCCGGGATTTGGCTTCCAAAACGGCATCCTGGCATTATTTTCAACGTCCATTGTAAATGTCCATGaaaacctggacatatggcaatccaTGTTGTAAGTGGGTTTCActtctgatttttgttttttattttttgccaaaaaaaaagcttaacaactttgacacccccacccccacttttgtGACCGGatattcactttctgaaatacagcaaccctaacgattctgagattaagagtcttatgctctactaactgagctctCCCTCCCAGCAGTGTATTTTAAAGATGTTGTTTAATTCCCAGTTTGTAAATCACACTGGGTGCTTCCAATTTAAATAGAGTGTGTTTTATATTAAACAAACGGAGcgtttgctggatcagagcaaactCTACCTTAGTGAACAATATCGGCAGAGGGCAGttgcagtggcgaagctgcatgttCTGctaccgggggcggagagcaggcgggatGGCGTGGCACACGTTCTGGGGGTGTGGCGCGCCGGGAGGGGCGCAGCGCATGTCGGGGGGGGCActgcgatggcaccctactggaatAGTGGTGCCAGGGACGGTCTGCTCCCTCCGCACCCCTGTTCCTCCGCCAGTAGGCAGTTGtcttcaagtcctgcttgcaggctttccagagGCACCTACCTGACCACTGTGGGAAAGAGGAAGCTGAAGGAAACAGCCCTTTCCTctgtttggcgggggggggggctcttgtaGCATTGTGCAGAATAGAACCTTCAGTGTACAGTGCCAGTCTACCTTGGGATGTGTgttaaatatactgtatttttccgtgtataagacgccccctacttttggggaccccagatttagaaaatgggcatatgcactatccatgtatgaCGCCCCCagatttctaaccttattttaaagttaaaaaaaaacccctagtattatacacagaaaagtacagtacttTAAATTTACAGTGTGGTTTTTaatcaagtgttgttgttgtttaaatagtTGAAGCTCATTACAGCAGTTTGAGGAACAGCAAACTGGGATGACGTACCAGTGGGGCAGGGAACTGTGCATGGTATACAAGAAAAAGATGAACATGGAGGGGGCTTCGGGGTCCCCATTTGGCACCCACCCCATTGCTGGCCATTTTAAGTGGAGTGGACATGCAATATCTTGGATACTCTGCCTGTATCAAAAGccagacacatgcacacacttagaTAATAAGGCGCCTTTATTACAACCAGAGGGAGATCCAGCCAGTCTTTGGATTACAAGAAGATGCTAGATTTTCCCTAGTTTCCTTTTCAGCAGATGATGAGGACGGAGCCTCTCTGAACGCAGCTTCCACTACTTTACTTGGTCTTTTTCTGGATGGTACTCAAAAGGCTGGAGAAGAACTCGGTAGCCTGGTCCCTGAGTTGTTCAGCCATAGGAGTCACATGCTCTTGTGCCCGCTGCACGTAAGCCCTGTCAGAATGAATAAACGGACCAATAAAAGAATCAGCaaatggatcaggccaagggcttcCCTCTAATCCAAGCATCCCcatactcggccctccagatgttttgggactacaactcccatcacccttagctaacaggatcagtggtcagggatggtgggagttgtagtcccaaaacatctggagggctgaatttggggatgcctgctctaatcCTATCCATTTCCAACAGTGATATGACAGACACTTTtgggaagccaacaagcagaGCATGAAGGCAAATGGCTCCCCCCTTTTTCTGGTAGTCCTCAGTAGCTGTTCTTTGGATAGACTGCCCCAGTGCATAGCGGTTACATTCCTAGCCATACTGCCGATTATGAGTTAATTAATTACATATATATGCCCAGattgcttctaagcagtttacaaaacgtAAGAACCAACTGCACAGTACAGTACATGCAGTTTTCAGAATGCAATGCGTTCCTCAGGAAATCGTTCATTAGGCAAG
This genomic interval carries:
- the UFC1 gene encoding ubiquitin-fold modifier-conjugating enzyme 1, with the translated sequence MADEATRRVVAELPLLKTNAGPRDKELWIQRLKEEYQALIKYVENNKNADNDWFRLESNKEGTRWFGKCWYIHNLLKYEFAVEFDIPVTYPSTAPEIAIPELDGKTAKMYRGGKICLTDHFKPLWARNVPKFGLAHLMALGLGPWLAVEIPDLISKGQIEHKEK